CTCTCACCACGTTGCGGACATCGCCAAAGTTCGCTCAGCAGTTGTTGGGTGATGGCTGCGTCTGACTTCGATTCATGCCCATCGACCAAACTGCGTCGACGAGCAATATCAGCTCTCGTGTACAGCAGTAAGCACTCGCCGATGACATCGCGGGCTCGTGCCGCCCTCCCGGCCTCCTGCGCGTAGCCATCGAGTGAGTCCGGCAGGTCGTAGTGAACCACCCACGCAATATTGGGCTTGTTGATGCCCATGCCGAATGCTTTGGTAGCAACGATGATTCGGGTGGTGTCTGAGTCGAAGTCTTCCTGGACAGCGTCTCGCTGTTCGGGGACCATGCCTGCGTGGTACGCCCTCGCGGCGTGACCCGCCCGCCGTAGAACGGCTGCGACTTCCTCGGCGAGTGCACGTTTCGAGACATAAACGATGCCGGGATTGCTGCCCGACCACGTGACGAACCGCAGAAGTTCTCGAAGTCGGTCCCTCCCGTCGGCGCATTCGTGGACTCGGAACCGCAAATTAGGCCGGTCGCTGGGTTCGCGCACCGTGAGAGGATTGTGCATGTCCATGGCCGCTACGATGTCGACCTCCACCTCAGGAGTGGCCGTTGCAGTCAATCCAATACGTGATGGGCGTGTCTCGAAAGTCGCGACTGACGCCGGTACCTGCCGGAATTCGGGCCGAAAATCGTGACCCCATACCGAAACACAATGCGCCTCGTCCACTACGACTCCGTTGAGTTGCTGGCGTCCGAGCGCGCCACGCAGGACCGGATCACGGGCCAGTCGTTCAGGTGAGACATAGAGAAGACGAACCTGACCACTGGCGGTGTCACGGAGTATTTCTATCTGGACTACCCGTGAAGTGGAGCCGATGATTCCTTGCACCGGCCTGATACCTCGGCGGCCGCGCAGCTCATTGACTTGGTCTTTGATCAGCGCGACCAGCGGTGAGACGACGACAGTGGCCCGTGCTTGGGGGGCCAGCAAGGCCGGCAGTTGGAAGCAGACGGATTTGCCGAAGCCGGTTGGCAGAACGGCGAGAACATCGTTGCCTGCAGCGATCGCGCACATCACCTCCAGCTGCTTGGCGTGGAGATCAGTGATGCCAAATAGTTTCTCGGCAGCCTCGATGAATTTCGGCACAGGGTCCTCTCCCTCAACGAGGCGCAGGCTTTCCAACAGCTGACTGACGTCGTCGCGTCCGAACGAAATTGCCGCAGTCAGGTCAGGTGCAGCGCCAGTGACGAATTCGATCGCGCGCGTCCATGCGTCGTCGCGGTCGACCGCCTCGTGGATCGTAGGGTCGGGTAGTGAGCCGAGGAGGACGCGCTGTGCTTGTGTCGGTGAGTGCAGTCGGCGGTCGCACACAAGTGCGGCACCTCGGTCGGTTTCGGATCTGATCAGACGTCCGAATCCCTGAGTGAACTGCATCGCTGTCAGGGGGAGGACGTAGTCGAGGAAGGGGTCATCGCCCCGCTCGGCGATTGCGCGTTGGCGTGCGGATACCAGAGGATCATCCGGGTGTGGATATGGGGGCTTCTCGATGAAGAGATACGACAATGTTTCGCCCGGTGCGTCGAATCCTTCCCAATACGACTTTAACCCGTACAGCACTGTGCCCGGCTCGGCTTTGAACCGCTGTGCAATCTGGCTGCGTCCCTGCTCACCTTGGACGAGTAGTTCGACCCCCCCGTTCGGCAAGTTCGGCGGATTTGGTCCGAACGGCATCGGCCACCGCCTCCATGCGTACTCGCGCCGCGAAGAGTGTGAGGGTCTTTCCACCGGACAGCGACAGAAAACCGGTCTGGTCGGCGGCCATCTCCTCACAGAACTCACGTTCATTGACCGGTATCGGGATGGGCAGGTGGTTGGTCAGTATGACGACCGATTGCTGCTGATAATCGAACGGAGACGCGAGCCGAAGTGCACGAAACACGCCGTCAGCGGGTTGCGGGTCGATGCGGATACCCAATCTTGAGGCGATGTAGTCGAAGCGGCGCTCGACGGTCAACGTCGCCGAACAAAGCACCGTCGAATGCGTCCTGTCGACCACTGACTGTTGAAACGCGGGGAATACGTGAATCGGCAGCCGTTCGAAACTCCAAGCGGCGGAATCATCCTCGTCTGTGCTGAGCCGATAAACCCACAGGTGTCCGTCAGGTAGCGGCCCCAACGTGTAAAGGAGATTGATGGCGGCGTCGACTCGCTCCGAGTATCCATCAAGCCGTCGTTTGGCTGACGCGGCACCGGCCACTTGGTCCAGCGAGTGGCGAAGAGAAGTAATGGCTTTCGCGAATTGAATCAGGTTGTATCGAACCGAGGATGCGGCCTGCCGAAGTGCTCTGAACTCGGGGCGACTATCGACAAGTCCGGAACGGAGGACCGCCGTATCGGTCTTTCCGCCGTATTCATGTAGATATGTGTTGATTGCGGACGCAAGGTCGGCAGCGCTCAATCGGACGGCGCTGGAGCCCGTGGCAAGTTGTTGAATGGCATGGTCTGTTGACTGATCTCTACCAGTGCGGCAACGGATTTCACGAATCAGTTTCGACCGGGGAGATAGAGAGTTGACAAGGATCTCGAGCTCCACGGCATCGACTCGTTCTGTCCACGCAGCTGTCAAAGAGTTCCTCTAGAGCGTGAGCCTCGTCAAAGACCAGATCGGCGCGCCCCTCAGCGAGAACGTCGCCTGGAGCCTGACTTACCTTGACCCACGCTGCGATTAGTGCGTGGTTCACCGACACGACACCCGGGGATCCGCTGATGTCGTTGATCTGCTGGACGAGAGGACATACAGTGGCCCACTTGCAGTGGGAGCGTTCGCAGCCCGCGGCGGTGGTCCGTAACCGAGCACGTGTGCGCGCGTAACGGATGTCCGCGCGTCGAATGACGTCGTCGGTAACGTCATCCCAGGTGCCGTTGGGAGACTGGGCTATTGCCCGCATCGCGACGGCGATGCTGAACCCCGAGGCTTCCTGGTCCGGCAACACGTCCTCGAGCTCACGTGCGCAGACATAGTTGTTGACCCCTTGGAGCTGTCGGAATGGGGCGCTTAGCAGACCCTCTTTCTGCAGGGCCGCGGCCTCCTCTCGAAGCTGTCCCTGGAGCGCTCTTGTTGCGGTCGCGATTACGACCGGTTGTCGCGGTCTAGATGCCCGCCCGAGAGCCGGCAGAAGGTAAGCCAGTGATTTGCCCGTGCCAGTCGGTGCTTCGACAGCGAGTCTTCCGCCGCCGTCAAGCACCTCAGCTACCGCTTGGGCCATCTCCTGTTGACTCGGGCGGGGCCGGAGTCCGCGACGCTGTCGGAGCAGCGGAAAAGTGTCGCGAGTCCCTGACCACGCATCGGAGGATGGGGGGAGCGGTCGGGGTCAGCAGAGGGTCAAGAGGTCGAGTCAGTTGGGACAGGTCGGGTGCTGATTGGAGTCTCGGTAAAAGCAATGCCAAAGGATGATGGTGCGTTTCGAGGATCGCGACAGCTAGCTGCCAGCTAGCCTCAGCCATGTCGACTTCGTCAAGAAGTCTGGTGACGACCGCTGCCGTCGTCATGGCGTTGGATACGGCAAGGTGGGGTGCCTCATTAGTGACCCCATACCGCTGTGCGAGGTCGGCAAGCTGACGGTTCGGAAGCGAGATATCGACCAATAGCGAAAGGTCGATGCTGTCGGCGCTCTGGGGGGAATGGTGGGTATTGAAGTCCCTCGCGATCCGCAGCGCGCTTGAGGAACGGCAGGTCGAAGGCAAGCAGATTGTGGCCAATAAGCAAGTCCACGTCCTGTAACCGGGTAGTAAGGACGCGTACCGCATCGGCAAGCAGGAGTGCGTCTGCTGAGCTAGAGACGTTACCCGGGTGAGCAATTACGACGTCCAGGAGGATTGTGCCGTCGAGCCCCACGAGGGCTAGTTCGGTAATAAAGTCGGTAGTGCGATTTAGGCCGCTCGTTTCCAAATCCAGCACCGCGACTCGGTCGCGCGGAACCCGCACGGGTTGGGCGACATACCAGTCATCACTGGCTGCGTCATTGTCGTCTATGTCGACTGAGTGCGATTCGACGCCTCTAGGCTCTGCGCAGTGCAGGAGCCCCCCGGAAGTCACACCAAAGTGTTGCGGGAAGCGATCGGGCCATTGCTGAATCCGTTCAAGAGGCTGAGCGAAGCCCTCTTTGCGGAGCCGTTCACGAAGCTCGACCGCGGACAAAGGTCCGTGGTCGGCGAGTATTTGATGGGCTGCCTCGGCTGCCGGATGCAGTGTGCGCCGCGGTTCCGTCAATGCGGCTCCCGGCGCACCATGGGGTGCTTTCTCAAACGTGACACCCCATTACGTGGACTGAACCGTCAGCGATTCTTCGTTGCCCGGAAGGTATCCAGCCGTTGACGGCGACACTATGTCCAGCCACAGGGTATGACACCGGCTCGGCGGAGTTGTGGATCCGTGGTGCAACTGTAAGTCTGGCAGCCGCTGGGATTCGTAACGGTCTCAGTGTGTCGATCTTGGCTAGCGTTCTGGT
The nucleotide sequence above comes from Mycobacterium kiyosense. Encoded proteins:
- a CDS encoding hypothetical protein (frameshifted, insertion at around 2395148); translation: MAGAASAKRRLDGYSERVDAAINLLYTLGPLPDGHLWVYRLSTDEDDSAAWSFERLPIHVFPAFQQSVVDRTHSTVLCSATLTVERRFDYIASRLGIRIDPQPADGVFRALRLASPFDYQQQSVVILTNHLPIPIPVNEREFCEEMAADQTGFLSLSGGKTLTLFAARVRMEAVADAVRTKSAELAERGGRTTRPR